The following proteins are co-located in the Ketogulonicigenium robustum genome:
- a CDS encoding sulfotransferase family protein, whose translation MSFPGTWMTESESMIYRVVPKCACSTIGQIMYYSDHGSFFDGDIHDSTKGLHKWNQPESQPLITEAVTAHNAYVFTCVRNPYTRILSSFFDKIAGIQRNGRRYRGNLVPQLVQKYGIEVGSPEDEFDFDQIKSFRRFLLFARDTIRFRKPMEPDIHWSAMSGHIATFIANGGRYNSIFWTEKFNDGMDKVLKKSKTPNKVDIKSIPRFNESEGHGPKRLYPVEDYFDDLSMHLMFEIYKRDFRLYKYDFENPANKNPIGEIDLDEVHKKLAR comes from the coding sequence ATGAGTTTCCCCGGAACTTGGATGACCGAGAGCGAAAGCATGATCTATCGCGTCGTTCCAAAATGCGCCTGCTCGACCATCGGCCAGATCATGTATTACTCGGATCACGGCAGCTTCTTCGATGGCGACATCCACGACTCGACTAAGGGTCTGCACAAGTGGAACCAGCCCGAAAGCCAGCCCCTGATCACCGAGGCCGTCACTGCACACAACGCCTATGTGTTCACCTGCGTGCGCAACCCCTACACCCGCATCCTGTCGTCGTTCTTTGACAAAATCGCCGGCATCCAGCGCAACGGGCGGCGCTACCGCGGCAATCTGGTGCCGCAGTTGGTACAAAAATACGGGATCGAGGTAGGCTCGCCCGAAGACGAGTTCGATTTCGACCAGATCAAAAGCTTCCGCCGCTTCTTGCTGTTCGCGCGTGACACCATCCGTTTCCGCAAGCCGATGGAACCCGACATTCACTGGTCGGCCATGTCGGGCCACATTGCCACGTTCATCGCCAACGGCGGTCGCTACAACTCGATCTTCTGGACCGAGAAGTTCAACGACGGCATGGATAAAGTACTGAAGAAGAGCAAAACGCCCAATAAAGTCGACATCAAGTCCATTCCCCGCTTTAACGAAAGCGAAGGGCACGGGCCCAAGCGCCTCTATCCCGTCGAGGATTACTTCGACGACCTGTCGATGCATCTGATGTTCGAAATCTACAAGCGCGACTTCCGCCTGTACAAATACGACTTTGAGAACCCCGCGAACAAGAACCCGATCGGCGAGATCGATCTGGACGAAGTTCACAAAAAGCTGGCGCGCTAA
- the thyX gene encoding FAD-dependent thymidylate synthase has product MPLSPEQIGEIAAQRADTQPTLRAVSPGMEAHLFNALPVLDHGFVRVVDYMGDDNAIVQAARVSYGKGTKSVSNDEGLIRYLMRHWHSTPFEMCEVKLHVKLPVFVARQWIRHRTANVNEYSGRYSILDREFYIPSPEHLAAQSVVNNQGRGAPLSGEEAARVLEWLKQDAGRAYDHYEAMISQEGQQGLARELARMNLPANIYTQWYWKVDLHNLLHFLRLRADAHAQYEIRVYADAICQIVKDWVPLAYKAFEDYRLGAVSLSAQQVDVIKRRLAGEDVVQETSGMSKGEWREFTAIWG; this is encoded by the coding sequence ATGCCCCTATCCCCCGAGCAGATCGGCGAAATTGCCGCCCAACGCGCCGACACCCAGCCCACGTTGCGCGCCGTCAGCCCCGGGATGGAGGCACATCTTTTCAACGCCTTGCCCGTGCTGGATCACGGTTTCGTCCGCGTAGTGGATTACATGGGCGACGATAACGCGATCGTTCAGGCGGCCCGCGTGTCTTACGGCAAGGGCACGAAATCGGTCAGCAATGACGAAGGGCTGATTCGCTACCTGATGCGGCACTGGCACTCGACCCCGTTCGAGATGTGCGAGGTGAAGCTGCACGTGAAGTTGCCGGTTTTTGTGGCCCGCCAGTGGATTCGCCACAGGACGGCAAACGTGAACGAATATTCGGGCCGCTACAGCATTCTCGATCGGGAATTTTATATCCCCTCGCCCGAACATCTGGCCGCGCAGTCGGTGGTGAACAATCAAGGCCGGGGTGCGCCCCTGTCCGGCGAGGAAGCCGCCCGCGTATTGGAATGGCTGAAGCAAGACGCCGGCCGCGCCTATGACCATTACGAGGCGATGATCAGCCAGGAAGGTCAGCAAGGCCTAGCCCGCGAGCTGGCCCGTATGAACCTGCCCGCGAACATCTATACGCAATGGTACTGGAAGGTTGACCTGCACAACCTGCTGCATTTCCTGCGCCTGCGCGCCGATGCCCACGCGCAATACGAAATCCGCGTCTATGCCGATGCGATCTGCCAGATCGTGAAAGATTGGGTGCCCCTCGCCTATAAGGCGTTCGAGGATTACCGATTGGGGGCCGTATCGCTGTCGGCCCAGCAGGTCGACGTGATCAAGCGCCGCCTTGCCGGCGAGGATGTCGTTCAAGAGACATCCGGCATGAGCAAGGGCGAGTGGCGCGAGTTCACCGCGATCTGGGGTTAG
- a CDS encoding manganese efflux pump MntP family protein, producing MTPISIGVLAVSMSVDAFAASVGKGAALPRVSFGTALRTGLIFGVVEAITPLIGWVLGVAASQYIDAVDHWIAFALLGGVGAHMVWQALHHDDAASRADTALWATVLTAIGTSIDAMAIGVSLAFLNANIIVIALAIGCATMLMSTSGMLAGRLLGNRFGRVAEGLGGLALCGLGLMILIEHLSGAG from the coding sequence ATGACCCCGATCTCAATCGGCGTTTTGGCCGTTTCTATGTCGGTAGATGCCTTCGCCGCATCGGTTGGCAAAGGCGCGGCGCTGCCGCGTGTCAGCTTCGGCACCGCGCTGCGTACCGGGCTTATTTTCGGCGTGGTCGAGGCGATCACCCCCTTGATCGGCTGGGTTCTGGGCGTGGCGGCCAGCCAATACATAGACGCGGTCGATCACTGGATCGCGTTTGCGCTGCTGGGCGGCGTCGGCGCGCATATGGTTTGGCAGGCGCTGCACCACGACGATGCAGCCTCGCGCGCCGACACAGCCCTGTGGGCGACTGTTTTGACCGCCATCGGAACATCTATCGATGCGATGGCGATTGGCGTGTCGCTGGCGTTCTTGAATGCGAATATCATCGTCATTGCGCTGGCGATTGGCTGTGCGACGATGTTGATGAGCACATCGGGTATGCTGGCAGGGCGCTTGCTGGGGAACCGCTTTGGCCGCGTTGCCGAAGGCTTGGGCGGCCTGGCCCTGTGCGGGCTAGGCCTGATGATCTTGATCGAGCATTTGAGCGGGGCGGGCTAA
- a CDS encoding ATP-binding protein — protein MTDTTELARIAAALERLAPAPKPAPNFDAPAFVWRVNPDHLEAVTAVSRIDVSLLVGINRARDTLLANTRQFAAGLPANNVLLWGARGMGKSSLVKAAHGAVAQDLPKLKIVEVQREDLPSISRCLNLLRGRPERFILFCDDLSFSSDDQHYKALKAVLDGGIEGRPENVVLYATSNRRHLMPRDMIENERQAAVHETEAVEEKVSLSDRFGLWLGFHGAGQDDYLTMIRGYCDAYGVEIDDATLRAEAIEWQATRGSRSGRVAWQYFTDLAGRRGVKL, from the coding sequence ATGACCGATACGACCGAGCTTGCCCGTATCGCCGCCGCGCTAGAGCGGCTGGCCCCCGCGCCAAAGCCCGCCCCGAACTTTGACGCGCCAGCATTCGTCTGGCGCGTCAACCCTGACCACCTCGAGGCGGTGACTGCCGTCAGCCGTATTGATGTGTCGTTACTGGTCGGCATCAACCGTGCGCGCGACACATTATTGGCGAACACGCGCCAATTCGCGGCAGGGCTGCCCGCCAACAACGTCCTGTTGTGGGGCGCGCGGGGGATGGGAAAATCCAGCCTCGTCAAAGCGGCTCATGGAGCTGTTGCGCAGGACCTTCCCAAGCTGAAAATCGTCGAGGTGCAGCGCGAAGACCTGCCGTCGATCAGCCGTTGCCTGAATTTGCTGCGCGGTCGACCCGAGCGATTCATCCTGTTCTGCGACGATCTATCGTTCAGCAGCGACGACCAGCACTACAAAGCGCTGAAAGCCGTGCTGGATGGTGGGATCGAGGGGCGGCCCGAGAATGTCGTCCTTTATGCCACCTCGAACCGGCGCCATCTGATGCCGCGCGATATGATCGAAAACGAACGTCAAGCAGCGGTCCACGAGACCGAAGCTGTCGAGGAGAAGGTCTCGCTTTCAGACCGCTTCGGGCTGTGGTTGGGGTTTCATGGCGCGGGGCAGGACGACTACCTGACCATGATTCGCGGCTATTGCGACGCCTATGGTGTGGAGATTGACGATGCGACCCTGCGGGCCGAGGCGATCGAGTGGCAGGCCACGCGTGGCAGCCGGTCGGGGCGTGTCGCATGGCAATATTTCACCGATCTGGCTGGCCGGCGCGGGGTAAAGCTTTGA
- the tatC gene encoding twin-arginine translocase subunit TatC, translating into MSTPQDIDDSAAPLIEHLAELRNRLIWSILAFVVAMTFCFFFATPVFNILTAPLCTELAKRGQDCQLIFISPQEGFFVAVKISMLGGLALSFPVIGYQLWRFVAPGLYKSEKNAFLPFMFASPIMFVLGAVFAFYVIMPMAYSFFLGFQQFAPDGSAVIDPDRAPPASVIFQGSAQEYLSLTMALIVAFGLCFQLPVLLTLLGRAGIVTAAGLAAVRRYAIVGILILAAIATPPDVISQIVLFAAVYPLYEVSIYLVRRYEKKREAQLRAEGLWVDDEELEDEADAKATKP; encoded by the coding sequence ATGAGCACCCCGCAAGATATCGACGATTCCGCAGCCCCGCTGATCGAACATCTGGCCGAGCTGCGCAATCGCCTGATCTGGAGCATTCTGGCCTTCGTCGTGGCCATGACATTCTGCTTCTTCTTTGCGACGCCGGTGTTCAACATCCTGACCGCCCCGCTGTGTACCGAGCTTGCAAAGCGCGGTCAGGACTGCCAGTTGATCTTCATCAGCCCGCAAGAAGGCTTCTTCGTTGCGGTCAAAATCTCGATGCTCGGTGGGTTGGCGCTGTCGTTTCCGGTTATCGGCTACCAGCTGTGGCGCTTTGTGGCACCCGGCCTTTACAAGTCTGAAAAGAATGCGTTTTTGCCGTTCATGTTCGCATCGCCGATCATGTTCGTCCTCGGTGCGGTTTTCGCGTTTTATGTCATCATGCCGATGGCGTATTCGTTCTTCCTGGGCTTCCAGCAGTTCGCGCCCGACGGCAGCGCTGTGATCGACCCCGACCGCGCGCCGCCCGCCAGCGTTATCTTCCAAGGATCGGCACAAGAATATCTGTCGCTGACCATGGCGCTGATCGTGGCATTCGGATTGTGCTTCCAGTTGCCGGTCTTGCTGACGCTGTTGGGGCGCGCTGGTATCGTGACGGCGGCGGGTTTGGCGGCTGTGCGCCGCTATGCCATTGTCGGCATTTTGATACTGGCTGCAATTGCCACGCCGCCCGATGTCATCAGTCAGATCGTCTTGTTCGCGGCGGTCTACCCGCTCTACGAAGTCTCGATCTATCTGGTGCGCCGGTACGAAAAGAAGCGCGAGGCCCAGCTGCGTGCCGAAGGGCTGTGGGTTGATGACGAGGAATTGGAAGACGAGGCTGATGCCAAGGCGACCAAACCATGA
- a CDS encoding twin-arginine translocase TatA/TatE family subunit produces the protein MFELGMGEMAVIGIVALIVVGPKDLPVLFRNIGNFVGKAQGMAREFSRAMNDAAKDSGVSEINQTLRSAGQSLNTAVSAAKNPKAYGAQKLRDAAGLSPTTVEPTTVEDEAAGDKAEAEKTLRDTGAAAMHRNTLSASAAGVGKPTFAPPVAPAPVTSTPVAVTPAAEASVAPAPVVADVAAPESASISEKPQ, from the coding sequence ATGTTTGAACTAGGCATGGGGGAAATGGCGGTCATCGGGATCGTCGCCCTGATTGTCGTCGGGCCCAAGGATTTGCCGGTGCTGTTTCGCAACATCGGGAATTTCGTCGGCAAGGCGCAGGGAATGGCGCGGGAATTTTCGCGCGCCATGAACGATGCGGCCAAAGATTCGGGCGTCAGCGAGATCAACCAGACGCTGCGCTCGGCGGGCCAATCGCTGAATACAGCCGTAAGCGCGGCGAAAAACCCGAAAGCCTATGGCGCGCAAAAGCTGCGCGATGCGGCGGGGCTTTCGCCCACAACGGTCGAGCCCACAACGGTCGAGGATGAGGCCGCCGGCGACAAAGCAGAGGCTGAAAAGACCTTGCGCGATACTGGCGCCGCCGCGATGCATCGCAACACCCTTAGCGCATCGGCTGCGGGTGTGGGGAAACCGACCTTCGCCCCACCAGTCGCACCTGCGCCCGTCACGTCGACACCTGTCGCAGTGACACCAGCCGCTGAAGCATCTGTCGCGCCTGCGCCGGTTGTGGCAGATGTGGCTGCGCCCGAAAGCGCGTCAATCAGCGAGAAACCACAATGA
- a CDS encoding twin-arginine translocase TatA/TatE family subunit: MFNNIGPMGILLIAVVVLVLFGRGKISSLMGEVGKGITAFKRGVDDGKKELESSADELRDVTPTANAAVAPVVTPVSTEAKDKV; the protein is encoded by the coding sequence ATGTTTAACAATATCGGCCCGATGGGCATTCTGCTGATCGCTGTTGTGGTCCTGGTTCTGTTTGGCCGGGGCAAAATCTCGAGCCTGATGGGCGAGGTCGGCAAAGGCATTACCGCGTTCAAGCGCGGCGTCGATGATGGCAAAAAAGAACTCGAATCCTCGGCTGACGAGTTGCGTGATGTGACCCCGACTGCAAACGCCGCTGTTGCGCCCGTTGTGACGCCTGTCAGCACCGAGGCCAAAGACAAGGTCTGA
- a CDS encoding helix-turn-helix transcriptional regulator, giving the protein MESPKNERLFAILQRLRTLAPAAPAVTAQALATENRVTLRTIYRDIAALIASGVPVRGTPGQGYRVDSGHVTLPPMNLSLAEVEALHIGLTILGEADDPALRSAARGLSAKIDAALAADLRDADRGWALAGPGITAPVAGDAPDAARGFHDLPLLRSAIARRQKVAITTAAASPPAIVRPLRIDYWGRIWTLTCWSETEARQINLRTDHILTIRILPQLFSPENTPIT; this is encoded by the coding sequence ATGGAGTCCCCCAAGAACGAACGCCTGTTTGCCATTTTGCAGCGCCTGCGCACCTTGGCGCCCGCTGCGCCTGCCGTGACCGCACAGGCTCTGGCCACCGAAAACAGGGTCACCCTGCGCACGATTTACCGCGATATCGCTGCGCTGATCGCGTCAGGCGTGCCGGTGCGTGGCACGCCCGGGCAAGGCTATCGCGTTGATTCGGGCCATGTGACACTGCCGCCCATGAACCTCAGCCTTGCCGAGGTCGAAGCCCTGCATATCGGCCTGACGATTCTGGGCGAGGCCGACGACCCCGCCCTTCGCAGCGCAGCGCGGGGGCTATCTGCAAAAATCGATGCCGCGCTGGCGGCAGATCTGCGGGATGCAGACCGTGGCTGGGCCTTGGCAGGGCCCGGTATCACCGCGCCGGTCGCTGGCGACGCCCCCGATGCCGCGCGCGGCTTTCACGACCTTCCGCTGCTGCGCAGCGCCATCGCGCGCCGCCAGAAAGTCGCGATCACCACCGCCGCAGCGTCCCCCCCTGCTATCGTCCGCCCGCTGCGCATCGACTATTGGGGCCGCATCTGGACGCTGACGTGTTGGAGCGAAACCGAAGCCCGTCAGATCAACCTGCGCACCGACCATATCTTAACGATACGCATTCTGCCGCAGCTGTTCTCGCCCGAGAACACGCCAATAACTTAG
- a CDS encoding Hint domain-containing protein, which produces MEFGSSDLFCQSFMVFSGNDFIATDGVAEGDPLIFGEDLLVDDYYTLQPDALPNRLSIAQNAGAALVVGPDSGTGTAGNTVHVDSHLLLIDRLGNTLEALLLVEELGGLAVAIHLLPLGALQPKVEYRLSGIRQQGTRHRLAQVPLLQFPLGTRVATADNILRTVEDIKTGDRILAEDGRKMTVHWVGATPLLSSRAMAPVMVDAGRFGNEKALLLSPRHRVLGQLLRNKMGQDGIRQIEPKLMTYVQMVVVDPQAVRIDGASADCLFIGHPARSAANAQHPVPQQAAAQHNWR; this is translated from the coding sequence ATGGAATTCGGATCGTCGGATCTGTTTTGCCAGTCTTTCATGGTTTTCAGCGGCAATGATTTTATCGCCACCGACGGGGTGGCCGAGGGCGACCCCCTGATCTTTGGTGAAGATCTTCTCGTCGACGATTATTATACCCTACAACCCGATGCGCTTCCGAACCGCCTTAGCATTGCGCAAAACGCGGGTGCGGCGCTGGTCGTCGGGCCGGATTCGGGCACCGGCACCGCAGGTAACACCGTGCATGTCGATAGCCACCTTCTGCTGATCGACCGCTTGGGCAACACCCTCGAGGCGCTGCTGTTGGTCGAGGAATTGGGCGGGCTGGCCGTAGCGATCCACCTTCTGCCGTTGGGGGCATTGCAGCCCAAGGTCGAATACCGCCTGTCGGGGATTCGCCAGCAGGGCACGCGGCACCGGCTGGCACAAGTGCCGCTGCTGCAATTTCCACTGGGAACCCGCGTTGCGACCGCCGACAACATTCTGCGCACTGTCGAAGACATCAAGACGGGCGACCGCATTCTGGCCGAGGATGGTCGCAAAATGACCGTGCATTGGGTCGGCGCGACCCCGCTGTTGTCATCGCGTGCGATGGCGCCTGTGATGGTGGATGCGGGCCGGTTTGGGAATGAAAAAGCGCTGCTTCTGTCGCCCCGCCACCGCGTGCTGGGGCAATTGCTGCGCAACAAAATGGGGCAAGATGGCATTCGCCAGATCGAACCCAAGCTGATGACCTATGTGCAGATGGTCGTTGTTGATCCGCAAGCGGTGCGGATCGATGGCGCGAGTGCAGATTGCCTGTTTATCGGCCACCCTGCCCGCAGCGCTGCCAATGCGCAGCACCCCGTGCCGCAGCAAGCCGCCGCCCAGCATAACTGGCGCTAG